One part of the Patescibacteria group bacterium genome encodes these proteins:
- the mreC gene encoding rod shape-determining protein MreC, with protein MLRIWQKRKLVLLAVALGLLIFFGQIGWLDPVENFLVQTTNKLAKSGHDLSVRWGFAYSERRHQKSLDLDIAKLEAEVGRLTAANAKLRELEDENNKLRKQLNFFASEKYKYVMAHVVSQPALLGAAEAEKDLVVDKGSKDGLRPGLAVVNEDGLIIGKITETKDRLSRACLITNYNCRLAATVQNQTRTVGLTDGNLGLTIKMSFIPQSEKINLGDTVITSGLGGSIPRGLVIGKVIQVDNRSNEIWQELNIEPLLNLDNLTMVAVITP; from the coding sequence ATGTTGAGAATTTGGCAAAAACGAAAGTTGGTTTTGTTAGCGGTCGCTTTAGGGCTGCTAATTTTTTTTGGCCAGATCGGCTGGCTTGATCCGGTAGAAAATTTTTTAGTCCAAACCACGAATAAGCTGGCTAAAAGCGGGCATGACCTCAGTGTCCGTTGGGGCTTCGCCTACAGTGAACGCCGGCATCAAAAAAGCCTGGACTTGGATATTGCTAAGCTCGAAGCGGAAGTCGGGCGCTTAACGGCAGCTAATGCCAAGCTCCGGGAGCTCGAGGATGAAAATAACAAATTACGCAAGCAGCTTAATTTTTTTGCTTCAGAGAAATATAAATACGTCATGGCCCACGTCGTGTCCCAGCCGGCTTTACTTGGCGCGGCTGAAGCCGAAAAGGATTTAGTGGTTGATAAAGGTAGCAAGGATGGCTTGCGCCCAGGTTTAGCGGTCGTTAATGAGGATGGCTTGATTATCGGCAAGATAACCGAAACCAAGGATCGCTTGTCTCGCGCCTGTCTGATTACTAATTATAATTGTCGCCTAGCGGCCACGGTCCAGAACCAGACTAGGACAGTGGGGCTAACCGACGGCAATCTCGGCTTAACCATCAAGATGAGCTTTATTCCCCAAAGCGAGAAAATTAATCTGGGCGATACGGTCATAACCTCCGGTTTAGGTGGCAGCATTCCTAGGGGTCTAGTTATCGGCAAAGTCATCCAGGTTGATAATCGCAGTAATGAAATCTGGCAAGAGCTTAACATCGAACCTTTACTTAATTTGGACAACCTAACGATGGTGGCAGTGATCACCCCCTAA
- a CDS encoding PfkB family carbohydrate kinase, whose amino-acid sequence MKYSVITVGGATEDIIFYTAEGLSLNNPKDLLRQHLLAFEAGAKVKIDRSWPSFGGGAANAAVNFAGLGLKCATFVCLGKDDRGAKVRANFKKRGVDVKFLSYSKSLETGFSFVLIDHKSKERIIFSARGANSDLRISASEQRQLEKSKWIYITSLSGAWSANLKAIFKVAKPLIAWNPGEAQIKAGAKFLKPFLQKTEFLFLNKDEAVELAISLPKFKHLRPTHKFFNDIHNLCQIIKSLGPKRLVITDGRHGAYYYDGGEVYAQTPAKEKKRVDVTGVGDAFNSSVIAGLEIYQGDIKKALSLAARNSAAKIAHLGAQTGLIKLR is encoded by the coding sequence ATGAAATACTCTGTGATTACTGTCGGCGGAGCGACTGAAGACATTATTTTCTATACCGCCGAAGGTTTGAGCCTCAATAACCCTAAAGATCTCTTGCGTCAGCATCTTCTTGCCTTCGAGGCTGGGGCCAAAGTCAAGATCGACCGTTCTTGGCCGAGTTTTGGCGGCGGCGCCGCTAACGCGGCTGTTAATTTCGCCGGCCTGGGTCTAAAGTGTGCCACCTTCGTTTGTTTAGGCAAAGATGATCGCGGCGCCAAAGTTAGAGCCAATTTCAAGAAAAGGGGAGTGGATGTCAAATTCTTATCCTATTCCAAATCACTGGAGACCGGCTTTTCTTTCGTCTTAATTGATCATAAGAGCAAGGAAAGGATTATTTTTTCTGCTCGGGGCGCTAATAGCGATCTCAGGATCAGCGCGAGCGAGCAACGGCAATTGGAAAAGAGCAAATGGATCTATATCACCTCCTTGAGCGGCGCTTGGAGCGCTAATCTTAAAGCTATCTTCAAGGTCGCTAAGCCCTTGATCGCTTGGAATCCGGGAGAAGCGCAGATCAAAGCGGGCGCTAAGTTCCTTAAACCCTTCTTGCAAAAAACTGAATTTTTATTTTTAAATAAAGACGAAGCCGTCGAGCTAGCTATCAGCCTGCCTAAGTTCAAGCATTTGCGTCCGACCCATAAGTTTTTTAACGATATCCATAATCTTTGCCAGATTATCAAAAGCCTGGGTCCGAAACGCCTGGTAATCACCGACGGCCGCCACGGCGCCTATTATTATGACGGTGGCGAAGTTTATGCCCAGACGCCGGCCAAAGAAAAGAAAAGAGTGGACGTGACAGGCGTCGGCGATGCTTTCAATTCTTCAGTCATCGCGGGTCTGGAAATATACCAAGGCGATATCAAGAAGGCTTTAAGTTTAGCGGCTAGGAATTCGGCAGCCAAGATCGCCCATCTAGGCGCGCAAACTGGCTTGATTAAGTTAAGATAA
- a CDS encoding dTDP-4-dehydrorhamnose 3,5-epimerase family protein: protein MIKGVVIKKIERYEDERGWLMEIFRQDEMNFSPLMSYVSLTKPGVIRGPHEHKAQSDAFVFIGPGSFSLHLWDRRDDSETKGESLVLEVGEKNPCLVIVPPGVVHGYKCISEQAALSINLPDKLYKGPNKQEEVDEIRWEKDPSSPYKIQ from the coding sequence ATGATCAAAGGCGTAGTGATAAAAAAAATCGAGAGGTATGAAGATGAGCGCGGTTGGCTGATGGAGATTTTCCGTCAGGACGAGATGAATTTTTCTCCGCTAATGTCCTATGTCAGCCTAACCAAGCCGGGAGTTATAAGAGGACCGCATGAACACAAAGCACAGAGCGACGCCTTTGTCTTCATCGGGCCCGGGAGCTTTTCTCTCCATCTTTGGGATCGCCGCGATGATTCCGAAACTAAAGGTGAAAGCTTGGTTTTGGAGGTGGGAGAGAAGAATCCCTGCCTAGTGATCGTGCCCCCGGGTGTTGTCCATGGCTATAAATGTATTTCTGAGCAAGCAGCCCTGAGCATCAATTTGCCTGATAAGTTATATAAGGGCCCGAATAAGCAAGAGGAGGTGGATGAAATCCGTTGGGAAAAAGATCCTAGTAGCCCTTATAAGATTCAATAA
- a CDS encoding HIT family protein → MCVFCQIISQEIPAYRVYEDEKTLAFLDNHPTSPGHTLVVPKSHYANLEEISDEDLAALISTVKKVGRLLKDKLGIAGYNVNENNDPVAGQVVNHLHFHVIPRTENDGLTLWQGNDYKPGEVEDLINKLTSL, encoded by the coding sequence ATGTGCGTTTTTTGCCAGATAATTAGCCAAGAGATTCCAGCCTACAGGGTCTACGAGGATGAAAAAACCTTGGCTTTCTTAGATAATCACCCGACTAGTCCGGGTCATACCTTAGTTGTGCCTAAAAGCCATTATGCTAATTTAGAGGAGATAAGTGACGAGGATTTGGCCGCGTTGATATCGACTGTCAAGAAGGTCGGACGTTTGTTGAAAGATAAGCTTGGCATTGCCGGCTATAATGTCAATGAAAATAACGATCCGGTAGCCGGGCAAGTGGTCAATCATCTTCATTTCCACGTGATTCCGCGGACGGAAAATGACGGCCTGACTCTCTGGCAGGGGAATGATTATAAGCCCGGAGAAGTGGAGGATTTAATAAATAAGTTAACTAGTCTATGA
- the rfbB gene encoding dTDP-glucose 4,6-dehydratase — translation MKILVTGGAGFIGSNFIRYWLDKYPQDEIINLDLLTYAGNLDNLLAVSDRPNYRFVQGDICDAALVDSLLTGVELIVHFAAESHVDRSIKNSADFIKTNIEGTRVLLEAAKNHGNIRFHHISTDEVFGSLDFSAPKFTEKSPYDPHSPYSASKAAADHLVRAYFHTHKLPITISNCSNNYGPYQYPEKFIPLFITNLLEGKKVPVYGQGANIRDWIHVDDHNYGVDLIIKQGQIGETYCLGGDQEKTNLEITKLILDLMGQTEEMIEYVSDRPGHDLRYAIDFTKAKNELNFSPRRDFASGLKETVAWYSTNRSWWEKLKK, via the coding sequence ATGAAAATCCTGGTTACCGGCGGTGCCGGTTTTATCGGTTCCAATTTTATCCGTTATTGGTTGGATAAATATCCTCAAGATGAAATTATTAATCTTGACCTTTTGACCTATGCCGGCAACCTGGATAATTTGTTAGCTGTTTCTGACCGTCCTAACTATCGTTTTGTCCAAGGCGATATTTGCGATGCAGCCCTAGTTGACAGCCTGTTAACCGGAGTCGAGCTGATTGTCCATTTTGCGGCGGAGAGCCATGTCGACCGTTCCATTAAAAATAGCGCCGACTTCATCAAGACAAATATCGAGGGTACTAGAGTGCTGCTAGAAGCTGCCAAGAATCATGGCAATATCAGATTTCATCATATCTCCACTGATGAGGTCTTCGGTTCTTTAGATTTTTCAGCGCCTAAATTCACAGAAAAGAGTCCCTATGACCCTCATTCACCCTATAGCGCCTCAAAGGCGGCGGCTGACCATCTAGTTCGAGCTTATTTCCATACCCATAAATTACCGATTACTATTTCCAATTGTTCTAACAACTATGGGCCCTACCAGTATCCAGAAAAGTTCATTCCTCTATTTATTACCAATTTGTTAGAAGGGAAGAAGGTGCCAGTATATGGGCAAGGGGCGAATATCCGTGATTGGATCCACGTCGATGACCATAATTATGGAGTTGATTTGATTATTAAACAGGGCCAGATAGGTGAGACCTATTGTTTAGGGGGTGATCAAGAGAAGACGAATTTAGAAATTACCAAGTTAATCCTGGACCTGATGGGGCAGACAGAAGAGATGATAGAATATGTCAGTGACCGACCCGGCCATGACCTGCGTTATGCGATCGATTTTACTAAAGCTAAAAATGAGTTAAATTTTTCTCCGCGGCGGGATTTTGCTTCCGGCCTTAAAGAAACCGTGGCTTGGTATAGCACCAATCGTTCATGGTGGGAGAAGTTAAAAAAATAA
- a CDS encoding response regulator: MSKKIFIIEDDTNILYALEAQFAAEEFIVETSNGEEDPEELFKRLRRFSPDYIVLDVILPTSDGFDVLKKIREDEELNEARIFVFTDISDEDNKHRSLELGADYFFFKEDFDTYEFVEKVKSIVRNASKEREEETEDDRDYDE; this comes from the coding sequence ATGTCCAAGAAAATTTTTATCATCGAGGATGACACTAATATCCTGTATGCCCTAGAGGCCCAGTTTGCCGCCGAAGAGTTTATCGTGGAAACCAGTAATGGTGAAGAAGATCCGGAAGAGCTTTTTAAGCGCTTACGTCGTTTTTCTCCCGACTATATCGTCTTAGATGTGATTTTGCCGACTTCAGACGGTTTTGACGTCTTAAAGAAAATCCGTGAGGATGAGGAATTGAATGAAGCTAGGATTTTTGTCTTTACCGATATCAGCGATGAGGATAATAAGCATCGTTCTCTAGAGCTGGGAGCTGACTATTTCTTCTTCAAAGAGGATTTTGATACCTATGAATTCGTGGAGAAAGTTAAATCGATCGTCCGTAATGCCAGTAAGGAAAGGGAAGAGGAAACCGAAGACGATCGGGATTATGATGAATAG